One Mycolicibacterium fortuitum subsp. fortuitum genomic window carries:
- a CDS encoding ABC transporter permease, translating into MTTTDNSRVASWRLLLSNPVTAVSATVLLLVLIVAVAATWIAPYGINDINVPSALQGPGTAHWFGTDELGRDVFSRVLVAIAASLRVAVVSVALAAAIGVLVGVLAGYRGGWIDTVVMRVVDVMFAFPVLLLALAIVAVLGPGITTTMLAIGIVYIPIFARVARASALGVRVEPFVAVSRSMGTGDGYILVRHILPNIAGPLIVQLSLSLAFAILAEAALSFLGLGIQPPQPSLGRMIFDAQGFVTLAWWMAVFPGAAIFVMVLAFNLFGDGLRDVLDPKQRTSIEARRAGRR; encoded by the coding sequence ATGACCACCACCGACAATTCCCGGGTCGCATCGTGGCGGTTGTTGCTGTCCAATCCGGTCACGGCGGTCAGTGCCACGGTGTTGTTGCTCGTGCTCATCGTCGCGGTGGCCGCGACCTGGATCGCCCCGTACGGCATCAACGACATCAACGTGCCCAGCGCACTGCAGGGCCCCGGCACCGCGCACTGGTTCGGTACCGACGAGCTGGGCCGCGACGTGTTCTCCCGCGTGCTCGTGGCGATCGCGGCCTCGCTGCGGGTGGCGGTGGTGTCCGTCGCGCTCGCCGCGGCGATCGGCGTGCTCGTCGGTGTGCTCGCCGGTTATCGGGGCGGCTGGATCGACACCGTGGTGATGCGCGTCGTCGACGTGATGTTCGCGTTCCCAGTGCTGCTGCTCGCGCTCGCGATCGTGGCGGTCCTCGGGCCCGGCATCACCACCACGATGCTGGCCATCGGCATCGTCTACATCCCGATCTTCGCGCGTGTGGCTCGCGCGTCCGCGCTGGGCGTACGGGTGGAGCCGTTTGTGGCGGTGTCGCGGAGCATGGGCACCGGCGACGGCTACATCCTGGTCCGGCATATCCTGCCCAACATCGCCGGCCCGTTGATCGTTCAGCTGTCCCTGTCGCTGGCCTTCGCGATCCTGGCCGAGGCCGCGCTGTCGTTTCTGGGACTCGGCATCCAGCCCCCACAGCCGTCACTCGGCCGGATGATCTTCGACGCCCAGGGTTTCGTCACGCTGGCGTGGTGGATGGCCGTGTTCCCGGGGGCGGCGATCTTCGTGATGGTGTTGGCGTTCAACCTGTTCGGCGACGGGCTGCGTGACGTGCTCGACCCCAAGCAACGGACGTCGATCGAGGCGCGAAGGGCGGGCCGGCGATGA
- a CDS encoding ABC transporter permease — MSLSTIRANHPIVEFLARRLLYSAVVLIGVLVVVFALVHLVPGDPVRIALGTRYTPQAYDALRTASGMDRPVVEQFFSYLGSALTGDLGVSFRNGDPVTVTLLDRLPATLSLGVVGILIALVIALPAGIFAALREGRVSDAIVRVASQFGVSVPDFWLGILLIGLFASTLGWLPTSGYRPLLSDPGGWLRHIILPGLTVGLVAGAIMTRYVRSAVLEVAAMGYVRTARSKGLAPPVVTFRHIVRNALLPVLTITGIQLATILGGVIVVEVVFAWPGLGRLVFNSVAARDYPVIQGAVLLIAVLFLLINLLVDVLYAIVDPRIRLS; from the coding sequence ATGAGCTTGAGCACGATCCGTGCGAATCACCCGATCGTGGAGTTCCTGGCCCGGCGGCTGCTCTATTCGGCGGTGGTGCTGATCGGGGTGCTGGTGGTGGTTTTCGCCCTCGTGCACCTGGTGCCCGGTGATCCGGTCCGCATCGCGCTGGGCACCCGCTACACCCCGCAGGCCTACGACGCACTGCGCACTGCCAGCGGGATGGACCGGCCCGTCGTCGAACAGTTCTTCTCCTATCTGGGCTCGGCACTGACCGGCGATCTCGGCGTCAGCTTCCGCAACGGAGACCCGGTTACGGTGACGCTGCTCGACCGACTGCCCGCCACCTTGTCGCTCGGTGTCGTCGGGATCCTCATCGCCCTCGTGATCGCGCTGCCCGCCGGAATCTTCGCCGCGCTCCGGGAGGGACGGGTCAGCGATGCGATCGTGCGGGTCGCCAGTCAATTCGGGGTGTCCGTACCGGATTTCTGGCTGGGAATCCTGCTGATCGGACTGTTCGCCTCCACGCTGGGATGGTTGCCGACGTCGGGATACCGCCCGCTGTTGAGTGATCCGGGCGGCTGGTTGCGCCACATCATCCTGCCCGGTCTGACCGTCGGTCTGGTGGCCGGCGCGATCATGACCCGCTATGTGCGCTCGGCGGTGCTGGAGGTCGCCGCGATGGGCTATGTGCGGACCGCACGGTCGAAGGGCCTGGCCCCACCGGTGGTCACCTTCCGCCACATCGTGCGCAACGCGCTGCTTCCGGTGCTGACCATCACCGGTATCCAGTTGGCCACCATCCTCGGTGGAGTCATCGTGGTCGAGGTCGTGTTCGCCTGGCCGGGTTTGGGTCGCCTGGTCTTCAATTCCGTTGCCGCGCGCGACTATCCGGTGATCCAGGGCGCGGTGTTGTTGATCGCGGTGTTGTTCCTGCTGATCAACCTGCTGGTGGACGTGCTGTATGCCATCGTCGATCCGAGGATCCGGCTGTCATGA
- a CDS encoding DUF4185 domain-containing protein codes for MPALRRLVTLLSASALVSVVAPVAAPPAVADPCSVPTGAAARSATPSVPRLPVLHLPIGRKPVSTASSAEAAKDTAVAPDTTARAAAAPTASAATQVGWITGPNTDSYARFGISGADLGIVWDNGQTGPNNQVLIAFGDTFGNCAVPDQEWRKNTLFRSSDRNLADGMTVPDPMPGNIYAGSPVAPSRPNFSRQVIQSLGLAATEVTIIPTAGISVGTTQYVNFMSVSQWGSAGQWSTNFSAVAVSADNGETWTVPVTSIRPSWFNTVPGVAFTWGDQNFQMGAYVRSGGYVYAYGTGAGRGGMPFLSRVVESAVADKSAYEYYTPFGWLKGFPFLAIQVVWAPGSEMSVAWNDYLKKFVMLYTNTTSAVVMRTADKPEGPWSQAKTIVGSTAIPGGIYAPYIHPWSSGSDLYFTLSRWSDYSVMLMRTSLGAGA; via the coding sequence ATGCCGGCTCTTCGTCGACTGGTGACCTTGCTGTCCGCCTCGGCCCTCGTCTCGGTGGTCGCACCGGTGGCCGCGCCCCCGGCGGTCGCCGACCCCTGTTCGGTCCCGACAGGCGCCGCGGCGCGTTCGGCCACCCCGTCCGTGCCGCGGCTGCCGGTCCTGCATCTGCCGATCGGTCGCAAACCGGTCAGCACCGCCAGCTCTGCCGAGGCAGCCAAGGACACCGCCGTCGCACCCGACACGACGGCCCGTGCTGCCGCCGCGCCCACCGCGTCGGCGGCCACCCAGGTCGGCTGGATCACCGGGCCCAACACCGACAGCTACGCGCGCTTCGGAATCTCCGGGGCCGACCTGGGGATCGTCTGGGACAACGGGCAGACCGGTCCGAACAACCAGGTGCTCATCGCGTTCGGTGACACCTTCGGCAATTGCGCTGTCCCCGACCAGGAATGGCGCAAGAACACCCTGTTCCGCAGCTCCGACCGCAACCTCGCCGACGGCATGACGGTGCCCGACCCGATGCCCGGCAACATCTACGCCGGTTCGCCGGTAGCTCCTTCGCGGCCCAACTTCTCCCGGCAGGTGATTCAGAGCCTGGGCTTGGCCGCCACCGAGGTCACGATCATCCCCACAGCCGGAATATCAGTCGGCACAACGCAATACGTCAACTTCATGTCGGTCAGCCAATGGGGCTCGGCCGGGCAGTGGTCGACCAACTTCTCGGCCGTCGCGGTATCGGCAGACAACGGTGAGACCTGGACAGTGCCCGTCACCAGCATCCGGCCCAGCTGGTTCAACACCGTGCCGGGAGTCGCGTTCACCTGGGGCGACCAGAACTTCCAGATGGGCGCCTATGTCCGCTCGGGCGGCTACGTCTATGCGTACGGTACCGGCGCGGGCCGTGGCGGTATGCCCTTCCTGTCCCGGGTGGTCGAGAGCGCGGTGGCAGACAAGTCGGCCTATGAGTACTACACGCCGTTCGGCTGGCTCAAGGGCTTTCCGTTCCTCGCCATCCAGGTGGTGTGGGCGCCGGGCAGCGAGATGTCGGTGGCCTGGAACGACTACCTGAAGAAGTTCGTCATGCTCTACACGAACACGACCTCGGCGGTGGTGATGCGCACAGCGGACAAACCCGAAGGGCCGTGGAGCCAGGCCAAGACGATCGTCGGCTCGACCGCGATCCCCGGCGGCATCTATGCGCCCTACATCCATCCGTGGTCGAGCGGCAGCGATCTCTACTTCACGTTGTCACGCTGGTCCGACTACAGCGTCATGCTGATGCGTACGTCACTGGGTGCCGGAGCTTAG
- a CDS encoding SDR family NAD(P)-dependent oxidoreductase, whose amino-acid sequence MTALDGKVALVTGASSGLGAAVARLFAARGAKVFGVARDADRMATVFEDVPGGAYASVDISDSQACRDAVAQCVEKFGRLDALINVAGFHQMRHTVSMTDEDWDKDLAVNLNGPFFLCRAALPHLLEAGGNIVNVASIAGIEGEVYSAGYCAAKHGLVGLTRALAIEFTSERLRVNAVCPGGMLTPQTTEFAAPEDADWNLIMRIAAPRGMMDVADVAKTIAFLASDDAAAVHGAVYIVDAGKTAG is encoded by the coding sequence ATGACAGCTCTGGATGGAAAGGTCGCACTCGTCACCGGTGCCTCATCGGGTCTCGGCGCGGCGGTTGCCCGATTGTTCGCCGCACGCGGCGCGAAGGTGTTCGGGGTGGCCCGCGACGCCGACCGGATGGCGACGGTGTTCGAGGATGTGCCCGGTGGCGCCTATGCCTCTGTGGACATCTCCGACTCGCAGGCGTGCCGGGACGCGGTGGCCCAATGTGTCGAGAAATTCGGTCGACTCGATGCGCTGATCAACGTCGCGGGTTTCCACCAGATGCGCCACACCGTATCGATGACCGATGAGGACTGGGACAAGGATCTCGCCGTCAACCTCAACGGCCCCTTCTTTCTGTGCCGGGCGGCGCTGCCGCATCTGCTGGAGGCCGGCGGCAACATCGTCAATGTCGCGTCGATCGCCGGCATCGAGGGTGAGGTGTACTCGGCGGGATACTGCGCGGCCAAGCATGGGCTGGTCGGCCTCACCCGCGCGCTGGCCATCGAGTTCACCTCGGAGCGGCTTCGCGTCAACGCGGTGTGCCCGGGCGGCATGCTCACTCCGCAGACGACCGAGTTCGCCGCACCGGAAGACGCCGACTGGAATCTGATCATGAGGATCGCCGCGCCCCGCGGGATGATGGACGTGGCCGACGTCGCCAAGACCATCGCGTTCCTGGCGAGCGACGACGCCGCTGCCGTGCACGGCGCGGTCTACATCGTCGACGCGGGCAAGACGGCCGGATGA
- a CDS encoding adenylate/guanylate cyclase domain-containing protein — translation MDATVNAGATLRDQTFKRWVLSAAVVGTGGGGIVGAFLAFAAPIVLSPADTQRLLMRGGTVLIVFLAIAVPVMMRVRRHRFAAGTAWLGEGRPPTPQEQRMTLGASGEAVRLSAAVWGVGAVIFGSLALGQQVSTAVYIFSVVALGGISTSAVWYLIVERVMRPVSARALDGTTPERRFGPTVGRRLVMAWLLATGVPLFGVAALAAGYLADVGFRAQRTFAAILILVAVAIVVGLFAILIAIRSVTERVTALRRALAQVQAGDFGVRVEVDDASEIGRLQAGFNTMTAGLAERERIRDTFGTYVDRDVAEHILCAAGAVEAQEVDVTLMFVDVRGFTTLAERLRPTEVVTTLNRLFERIVPIVHDHGGHVDKYAGDGLMAVFGAPRHQDRHADDALGAALQIAAAVQDEFSGTLSVGVGLNSGPVVAGNVGGAGRLEFSVIGDAVNVAARVETATRQTGDTVLLTAATLSQLTGDQGNFEARPGLALKGKTNPVAVYAPVPTRG, via the coding sequence ATGGACGCCACCGTCAACGCCGGGGCCACACTTCGGGATCAGACCTTCAAGCGCTGGGTCCTCAGCGCGGCCGTGGTGGGCACCGGTGGCGGCGGCATTGTCGGCGCTTTCCTGGCCTTCGCAGCCCCCATCGTGTTGAGCCCGGCCGATACCCAGCGCCTGCTGATGCGCGGCGGCACCGTGCTGATCGTGTTCCTGGCCATCGCGGTTCCGGTGATGATGCGGGTGCGGCGGCACCGTTTCGCCGCGGGCACCGCATGGCTCGGCGAAGGTCGCCCACCCACCCCGCAGGAACAGCGGATGACATTGGGCGCCTCCGGAGAAGCAGTACGGTTGTCGGCCGCGGTGTGGGGTGTGGGCGCGGTGATCTTCGGGTCCCTGGCACTCGGTCAGCAGGTATCCACCGCGGTGTACATCTTCAGTGTGGTGGCGCTGGGCGGTATTTCGACGAGCGCGGTCTGGTATCTGATCGTCGAGCGGGTCATGCGACCGGTGTCGGCACGCGCCCTCGACGGCACCACCCCGGAACGGCGGTTCGGGCCCACGGTCGGGCGCAGACTGGTGATGGCGTGGCTGCTGGCCACCGGGGTTCCGCTGTTCGGTGTCGCCGCACTGGCCGCCGGCTACCTGGCCGATGTCGGCTTTCGTGCCCAACGCACCTTCGCGGCCATCCTGATCCTGGTGGCGGTGGCGATCGTGGTCGGGTTGTTCGCGATCCTGATCGCGATCCGGTCGGTCACCGAACGGGTCACCGCGCTGCGGCGTGCCCTGGCCCAGGTGCAGGCCGGTGATTTCGGTGTGCGCGTCGAGGTCGACGACGCCAGCGAGATCGGTCGGCTGCAAGCCGGTTTCAACACCATGACGGCGGGACTGGCCGAGCGCGAGCGCATCCGAGATACCTTCGGCACCTACGTGGATCGCGATGTGGCCGAACACATTCTGTGCGCCGCAGGCGCGGTGGAGGCCCAGGAGGTGGATGTCACGCTGATGTTCGTCGACGTCCGTGGATTCACCACGCTCGCAGAGCGATTGCGACCCACTGAGGTGGTCACCACACTGAACCGGCTGTTCGAGCGGATCGTTCCGATCGTGCACGACCACGGCGGCCATGTCGACAAGTACGCGGGCGACGGACTGATGGCGGTCTTCGGCGCGCCCCGCCACCAGGACCGCCACGCTGACGACGCGCTCGGCGCAGCTCTGCAGATCGCGGCCGCGGTGCAGGACGAGTTCAGCGGCACGCTGTCGGTGGGTGTCGGCTTGAACTCCGGACCGGTGGTGGCCGGAAACGTCGGTGGCGCAGGCCGTTTGGAATTCTCGGTGATCGGCGACGCGGTGAATGTCGCGGCCCGGGTGGAGACGGCGACCCGCCAGACCGGCGACACCGTGTTGCTCACGGCCGCGACCTTGAGCCAACTGACCGGGGACCAGGGCAATTTCGAGGCTCGCCCGGGTTTGGCGCTCAAGGGCAAGACCAACCCGGTGGCGGTCTACGCTCCGGTGCCCACGCGCGGCTAG
- a CDS encoding universal stress protein, with protein MKVVLGYDGSLAANTAISGGAALFPGAEAVVVYLCTPPFGSKGLRARLRHSARNVDELIDLVDSESEGEAARLVDTGVILARAAGWNPEALVKRTWAGEGLGLAQVAEQLEPDVLIVGARGAGASDSKLGSVSDLVVHHAPRPVLVVSQNMISAEYEAVSDGPVVVGVDGSEGSERALAAAGALFPGREVVSVGVDDGSAVDVAAAQPGHRVPRFRGSGAGATADALVAFAEDQRAGVVVVGSRGRSALKKVLLGSVAAATLQRTYRPVLVVPGG; from the coding sequence ATGAAGGTAGTGCTCGGCTATGACGGGTCCCTGGCGGCCAACACGGCGATCAGCGGCGGTGCCGCGCTGTTCCCGGGCGCCGAGGCCGTGGTCGTCTACCTGTGCACGCCACCGTTCGGCAGCAAGGGACTTCGGGCCCGGTTGCGGCACTCGGCGCGCAACGTCGACGAGCTGATCGACCTCGTCGACAGTGAGAGCGAGGGCGAGGCTGCCCGGCTGGTCGACACCGGCGTGATCCTGGCCCGGGCAGCCGGATGGAACCCCGAGGCGCTGGTCAAGCGCACCTGGGCGGGGGAGGGCCTCGGGCTGGCGCAGGTGGCCGAACAACTCGAACCAGACGTGTTGATCGTCGGCGCTCGTGGCGCGGGCGCGAGTGACTCGAAGCTGGGCAGTGTGTCGGATCTGGTGGTGCACCACGCGCCGCGGCCGGTGCTCGTGGTGTCCCAGAACATGATCTCGGCGGAGTACGAGGCGGTGTCCGACGGGCCGGTCGTGGTCGGTGTCGACGGCTCGGAAGGCTCAGAACGGGCGCTGGCCGCCGCAGGCGCCCTGTTCCCCGGCCGCGAGGTGGTCTCGGTCGGAGTTGACGACGGTAGTGCGGTGGACGTGGCCGCCGCCCAACCCGGGCATCGTGTACCGAGATTCCGCGGATCGGGTGCCGGGGCCACCGCCGATGCGCTGGTGGCTTTTGCTGAAGATCAACGAGCCGGTGTCGTGGTAGTGGGCTCGCGCGGGCGGTCGGCGCTGAAGAAGGTGCTGCTGGGCAGTGTCGCCGCGGCGACGTTGCAGCGTACATACCGGCCGGTCCTGGTGGTGCCGGGCGGCTAG
- a CDS encoding dipeptide ABC transporter ATP-binding protein → MTSPVLKVDDLQVTIGRHEIVRGVSFEVHREQTVGIVGESGSGKSMTVLAATGLLDAPGAAVTGTSTLAGGTQLVGASARALRAVHGSRIGFVFQDPGTSLNPLLTLERQITETLETHRKMTRRQARGRAGELLEAVGLSPERLDAYPHQLSGGQRQRVMIAIALACGPELLIADEPTTALDVTTQAQIIELVDELQREFGTAVVWISHDLGVIGQVAGDVTVLRDGQVVEQAPILQVFDHPQHAYTRELLAARPLLDGAGPDPAPVDTPVLLEVKGLDVRYGAVHAVNDVSFQLRRATTLGIVGESGSGKSTVAAALTGLAEASAGTATLDGDDVFAGGRDLRRRISLVFQDPFASLDPRARVSAAIGEPLRVHRLAAGRRARADRVAELLELVGLPADFASRYPHELSGGQRQRVSIARALATEPDVLILDESTASLDVSVQSRVLDLLSELQRELGLTYLFIAHDLAVVHRMCHDVLVMRAGEVVEYGPAAGLFSAPQHSYTRTLLAAVPPDRPREKV, encoded by the coding sequence ATGACCTCACCGGTGTTGAAGGTCGACGATCTGCAGGTCACGATCGGCCGGCACGAGATCGTCAGGGGGGTGTCGTTCGAGGTGCACCGTGAACAGACGGTCGGCATCGTCGGCGAGTCCGGATCGGGCAAGTCGATGACCGTGCTCGCGGCGACCGGTCTGCTCGATGCCCCCGGTGCTGCGGTCACCGGCACCAGCACGCTGGCCGGCGGCACCCAACTGGTCGGTGCCTCGGCCCGGGCGCTGCGGGCGGTGCACGGCAGCCGGATCGGATTCGTCTTCCAGGATCCGGGGACGTCGCTGAACCCGTTGCTGACACTGGAACGTCAGATCACCGAAACCCTTGAAACCCACCGCAAGATGACCAGACGGCAAGCCCGCGGGCGCGCTGGCGAGCTGCTCGAGGCGGTCGGGTTGTCCCCCGAACGGCTCGACGCATATCCACACCAATTGTCCGGCGGGCAGCGCCAGCGCGTGATGATCGCGATCGCCCTGGCGTGCGGCCCCGAATTGCTCATCGCCGACGAACCGACCACCGCCCTCGACGTCACCACCCAGGCCCAGATCATCGAGCTGGTCGACGAGCTGCAACGCGAGTTCGGCACCGCGGTGGTGTGGATCAGCCACGATCTCGGGGTCATCGGCCAGGTGGCTGGCGACGTCACGGTGCTGCGCGACGGCCAGGTCGTCGAGCAGGCGCCGATCCTGCAGGTGTTCGACCACCCGCAACATGCCTACACCCGTGAGTTGCTGGCGGCGCGCCCGCTGCTCGACGGCGCCGGGCCGGATCCTGCCCCGGTCGACACGCCAGTTCTCCTGGAGGTCAAGGGGCTTGACGTGCGGTACGGCGCGGTGCATGCGGTCAACGACGTCTCTTTTCAGCTCCGCCGCGCGACGACGCTGGGGATCGTGGGCGAATCGGGCTCGGGCAAGTCGACGGTGGCGGCCGCGCTGACCGGGCTGGCCGAGGCGTCTGCGGGTACCGCGACGCTGGACGGCGACGACGTGTTCGCCGGTGGGCGCGATCTGCGCCGGCGCATCAGCCTGGTGTTCCAGGACCCCTTCGCCTCACTGGATCCGCGAGCGCGGGTCAGCGCCGCGATCGGCGAGCCGTTGCGGGTGCACCGCCTGGCCGCCGGACGACGGGCCCGCGCCGACCGGGTAGCCGAGTTGCTCGAACTCGTCGGTCTGCCGGCCGATTTCGCGTCGCGCTATCCGCATGAGCTGTCCGGCGGGCAACGACAGCGGGTCAGTATCGCGCGCGCCCTGGCCACCGAACCCGACGTACTCATCCTCGACGAGTCGACGGCATCGCTGGATGTGTCGGTGCAGTCACGGGTGCTCGACCTGTTGTCCGAACTGCAGCGCGAACTCGGGTTGACCTACCTGTTCATCGCGCACGATCTGGCAGTGGTCCACCGGATGTGTCACGACGTGCTGGTGATGCGGGCCGGCGAGGTGGTCGAGTACGGTCCGGCCGCCGGGTTGTTCAGCGCACCGCAGCACTCCTACACCCGCACGCTGCTGGCCGCGGTCCCGCCGGACCGGCCGCGTGAGAAGGTGTGA
- the fmdA gene encoding formamidase: MPEVVFPLDSTKKFTDQEKLGHNRWHPDIPAAVTVKQGDSFRVHCREWFDGAIVNDDSADDILNAPLTTVHVLSGPIAVEGAKPGDLLIVDILDVGPIPQEDSGPLAGQGWGYTGIFPKLNGGGFLTDQFPDAYKAIWDFSGQKATSRHVPHVEFTGIVHPGLMGTAPSTGLLAKWNTREAALIATDPDRVPPLALPPEPRDAILGGLTGDAFTRAAAEAARTAPPRENGGNQDIKNLTKGSRVFYPVYVDGANLSVGDLHFSQGDGEITFCGAIEMGGFIDLRVDVIPGGMETYGVTENAIFMPGNTDPQYSEWLAFSGTSVTLDGEQRYLDSHLSYQRACLHAIDYLTKFGYSPEQAYLLLGAAPIEGRLSGVVDIPNACATVYIPTAIFDFPVAPSASGPTKIDPGIGAPHSSFN, translated from the coding sequence ATGCCTGAAGTCGTGTTCCCACTCGACTCGACCAAGAAGTTCACCGATCAGGAGAAGCTGGGCCACAACCGGTGGCATCCGGACATCCCGGCGGCGGTGACGGTCAAACAGGGTGACTCGTTCCGGGTGCACTGCCGTGAATGGTTCGACGGTGCCATCGTCAACGACGATTCGGCCGACGACATCCTCAACGCGCCTTTGACGACGGTGCACGTGCTGTCCGGGCCGATCGCGGTCGAAGGCGCCAAGCCCGGCGATCTCCTCATCGTCGACATCCTCGACGTCGGCCCCATTCCGCAGGAGGATTCCGGTCCGCTGGCCGGCCAGGGGTGGGGCTATACGGGCATCTTTCCCAAGCTCAACGGCGGCGGATTCCTCACCGACCAGTTCCCTGACGCCTACAAGGCGATCTGGGACTTCTCCGGGCAGAAGGCCACCTCACGCCATGTCCCGCATGTGGAGTTCACCGGCATCGTCCATCCGGGGCTGATGGGCACCGCGCCCTCGACCGGGCTGCTGGCCAAGTGGAACACCCGCGAGGCCGCGCTGATCGCCACCGACCCCGATCGGGTGCCGCCGCTGGCCCTGCCGCCGGAACCGCGCGACGCGATCCTGGGCGGGCTGACCGGCGACGCCTTCACCCGGGCTGCCGCTGAAGCCGCCCGCACCGCGCCGCCCCGGGAGAACGGTGGCAACCAGGACATCAAGAACCTCACCAAGGGCAGCCGGGTGTTCTATCCGGTCTACGTCGACGGGGCCAATCTGTCGGTGGGCGACCTGCACTTCTCGCAGGGCGACGGGGAGATCACCTTCTGCGGTGCCATCGAGATGGGCGGCTTCATCGATCTGCGCGTCGACGTCATCCCCGGCGGCATGGAGACCTATGGTGTGACCGAGAACGCAATATTCATGCCGGGCAACACCGACCCGCAGTACTCCGAGTGGTTGGCCTTCTCGGGCACCTCGGTGACCCTCGACGGTGAGCAGCGCTATCTGGACTCGCACCTGTCCTACCAGCGGGCCTGCTTGCACGCGATCGACTATCTGACGAAATTCGGCTACAGCCCCGAACAGGCCTACCTGCTGCTGGGTGCCGCACCCATCGAGGGCCGGCTGTCCGGAGTCGTCGACATCCCGAATGCCTGTGCGACGGTGTACATCCCGACAGCCATCTTCGATTTCCCGGTCGCGCCGTCGGCCTCCGGGCCGACGAAGATCGATCCGGGTATCGGAGCGCCGCACTCGTCGTTCAACTGA
- a CDS encoding serine/threonine-protein kinase, whose protein sequence is MTPPPGASRLGTRFGPYELKSLIGVGGMGEVYRAYDTVKERTVAVKLLRTEIAADASFQERFRRESRVAARLQEPHVIPVHDFGEIDGVLYIDMRLVEGASVKELLRSGGPLTPERATAIVTQVAAALDAAHADGLVHRDIKPENVLLTPDDFAYLVDFGIAHVGGEASVTMTGVLIGSSAYMAPERFSGGPVGPAADVYALTCLLYEMMIGRPPYEAGDLRQLMSAHMFSPPPRPSIMRRGIPRAFDEVVAKGMAKDAVDRYPSAGELAKAARAAAASAPSAAPPPPPPPVMPPPAPAPAPPRLTPPPQPQPPGTREFSSIYPNPDHTGFTPYPPAPPPPQAPREPVRKPRLSRTQLSLIVASVGLLGIAAVLAAVLAGGGDGAATRETLTAPTPPSATSETPTTTTTKAGSATANVSGTDSQGFIDHTARCVEGTTPAAVIRTASSLAVICQSGPDSFSYRGERLSDGANLQIPTAQRSGNGFVATNPADGARYEVSPDGLTISSFGHVDSSEPPLEYGER, encoded by the coding sequence ATGACCCCGCCCCCTGGTGCCTCGCGCCTCGGCACCCGGTTCGGACCATACGAGCTGAAATCGCTGATCGGTGTCGGTGGAATGGGCGAGGTGTACCGCGCCTACGACACGGTCAAGGAACGCACGGTGGCGGTCAAGCTGCTGCGCACCGAGATCGCCGCCGACGCGAGCTTTCAGGAGCGCTTCCGGCGTGAGTCCAGGGTGGCGGCCCGGCTGCAGGAACCACACGTCATCCCGGTCCACGATTTCGGTGAGATCGACGGTGTCCTGTACATCGACATGCGTCTGGTCGAGGGGGCCAGCGTCAAGGAGCTGTTGCGGTCGGGCGGCCCGCTCACCCCGGAGCGTGCCACGGCGATCGTCACGCAGGTGGCCGCCGCGCTCGACGCCGCGCACGCCGACGGCCTGGTGCACCGCGACATCAAGCCCGAGAACGTGCTGCTCACCCCGGACGACTTCGCCTACCTGGTCGACTTCGGGATCGCCCATGTGGGAGGCGAGGCCAGCGTCACGATGACGGGCGTGCTGATCGGCTCGAGCGCCTACATGGCGCCCGAGCGGTTCTCCGGCGGCCCGGTCGGCCCGGCCGCCGACGTCTACGCGCTGACCTGCCTTCTCTACGAGATGATGATCGGCCGGCCGCCCTATGAGGCCGGCGATCTGCGCCAGCTCATGAGCGCGCACATGTTCTCCCCGCCGCCACGCCCCAGCATCATGCGGCGCGGCATTCCGCGTGCGTTCGACGAGGTCGTCGCCAAGGGCATGGCCAAGGACGCCGTCGACCGCTATCCCAGCGCCGGTGAGCTGGCCAAGGCTGCCCGCGCCGCCGCGGCGTCCGCCCCCTCCGCTGCGCCGCCGCCCCCGCCACCACCGGTGATGCCGCCACCCGCTCCCGCGCCGGCCCCGCCACGACTCACCCCACCGCCGCAGCCGCAGCCGCCCGGCACCCGTGAGTTCTCGTCGATCTACCCGAACCCGGACCACACCGGCTTCACGCCGTACCCACCGGCGCCGCCACCACCTCAAGCGCCACGGGAACCCGTGCGGAAACCGCGGTTGAGCCGCACCCAACTGAGCCTGATCGTGGCATCCGTGGGGTTGCTCGGGATCGCCGCGGTGCTGGCCGCTGTCCTGGCCGGCGGCGGGGACGGGGCCGCCACGCGAGAGACGCTGACCGCACCGACCCCGCCGAGCGCAACGTCCGAGACACCGACGACGACCACTACCAAGGCCGGCTCGGCGACGGCCAATGTCAGCGGCACTGACTCGCAGGGCTTCATCGACCACACCGCACGCTGTGTCGAGGGCACTACCCCGGCCGCCGTCATCCGGACGGCGTCGTCGCTCGCGGTGATCTGCCAGAGCGGCCCAGACTCGTTCTCCTACCGCGGTGAACGGCTCAGCGACGGCGCCAATCTGCAGATACCCACCGCGCAGCGGTCCGGCAACGGTTTCGTCGCCACCAATCCCGCCGACGGCGCCCGCTACGAGGTCTCTCCCGACGGACTCACCATCAGCAGCTTCGGCCACGTGGATTCGTCGGAGCCGCCGCTGGAGTACGGGGAGCGCTAG